TACCAGTTTAAAGTAAAAGACCTTTATGGTAAAGATTTTGACTTTGCTACCTTAAAGGGCAAAAAGTTAATGATAGTAAACACGGCTTCAAAATGTGGGCTTACACCACAATACAAAGACCTTGAAGCCTTATATAAAGAATATAAAGACGACAATTTTGTAATTGTAGGTTTTCCAGCCAATAACTTTGCAGGGCAAGAGCCTGGTACTAACGAGGAAATTGCTGCGTTTTGCGAAAAAAACTACGGCGTAACGTTTCCTATGATGGATAAAATATCAGTAAAAGGTAATGATATGGCACCTATATTCAAGTTTTTAACGCAGAAGAACATAAACGGTGTTGAAGATAGCGAGGTACAATGGAATTTCCAGAAATACCTGATTAACGAAAATGGAGAATTAGCAAAAGTAATAAGCCCACGTACTTTACCTACAGATCCTGAGATTGTAAACTGGATTAAAGAATAAAAATACCAACCCTGTGTACAGGGCAGGTAACCATATAATATGATTTACCCTAAAATACCTTTGGCGCAAAGCATACTACAAATTTGCCTTGACCAAAGGCTTACTCATATCGTAATATCGCCAGGTTCGCGTAACGCACCCCTAACCATTGGTTTTGCCAATAACCCAGATTTTACCTGTTACAGTATAGCCGACGAGCGATGTGCTGCTTTTTTTGCTATGGGTATAGCACAACAAACTAAAAAGCCTGTTGCCCTTTTGTGTACATCAGGTTCGGCGTTACTCAATTACTATCCAGCAGTAGCCGAAGCATTTTACAGCCAGATACCGTTAGTAGTTATTTCTGCAGATAGACCTCAAGATAAAATAGATATTGGCGATGGGCAAACCATACGGCAGCAAAACGTTTATGCCAACCACATACTCTACAATGCCAACCTTACCGAAGAGGCATCTGTAGAAAATGACACCAAAATAAGCCAAGCAATTACAACTGCTATACGTCGTAAAGGACCTGTACACATAAACGCTCCGTTTGAAGAACCGTTATACAATACCGTATCAGAGCTTTCGGTACAGCTAAAACCAACGATACAACCACTTCCTAAAAGAAAGTTTTTTGAGAATATTGAAGAAGCCGTATTTTTATGGAACTGGGCAAAAAAGAAATTGGTTTTAGTAGGCGTTAACGAACCCAATGTTATAGAGCAGTCCGTTATAAATCAACTCGCTGCCGATCCATCGGTAGTGGTAATGACCGAAACGACATCAAATTTACATCACGATAGTTTTATTAATAGTATTGATACTTTTATAACCCCTTTTACAGAAGAAGAGTTTGAAACCTACCGTCCTACCATACTAATTACGTTTGGGGGTATGGTAGTTTCAAAACGGGTAAAAGCATGGTTGCGAAACCACAAACCACAAGAACATTGGCATATTGATACCCTGAGGGCTTACGATACTTTTGGTGCCTTAACGCGGCACTTTAAAGCAGAACCCAACGAGCTGTTGCAACGCTTGCTCAACGGTAGTATAACTGTAGAGAGTAATTATAATGCTACGGCACAAGCGCTAAAGGCGTTGCGTGAAAAAAAGCACAAAGAATACCTTGCTAAAATACCGTTTTCAGATTTTAAGGTGTTCGAAATGATATTGCCCGCGTTACCCAGTAACTCACAACTGCAAATTAGCAATAGCTCTGCCATACGCTATGCACAGCTCTTTACACTTAACCCAACCATAGAAGTATTCTGTAACAGAGGCACAAGTGGTATCGATGGGAGTACCTCAACAGCTATAGGAGCAGCACTAGCCAGTAAAAAACAAACAACACTTATAACAGGCGATATTAGTTTCCTTTACGATAGCAATGCGTTATGGAACGCGTACATTCCTAAAAACT
The Flavobacterium litorale genome window above contains:
- a CDS encoding glutathione peroxidase; the encoded protein is MKKIVFFISGLLLFASCKDTAKSEVATNTTAIAEKTETMAKATIYQFKVKDLYGKDFDFATLKGKKLMIVNTASKCGLTPQYKDLEALYKEYKDDNFVIVGFPANNFAGQEPGTNEEIAAFCEKNYGVTFPMMDKISVKGNDMAPIFKFLTQKNINGVEDSEVQWNFQKYLINENGELAKVISPRTLPTDPEIVNWIKE
- the menD gene encoding 2-succinyl-5-enolpyruvyl-6-hydroxy-3-cyclohexene-1-carboxylic-acid synthase, which codes for MIYPKIPLAQSILQICLDQRLTHIVISPGSRNAPLTIGFANNPDFTCYSIADERCAAFFAMGIAQQTKKPVALLCTSGSALLNYYPAVAEAFYSQIPLVVISADRPQDKIDIGDGQTIRQQNVYANHILYNANLTEEASVENDTKISQAITTAIRRKGPVHINAPFEEPLYNTVSELSVQLKPTIQPLPKRKFFENIEEAVFLWNWAKKKLVLVGVNEPNVIEQSVINQLAADPSVVVMTETTSNLHHDSFINSIDTFITPFTEEEFETYRPTILITFGGMVVSKRVKAWLRNHKPQEHWHIDTLRAYDTFGALTRHFKAEPNELLQRLLNGSITVESNYNATAQALKALREKKHKEYLAKIPFSDFKVFEMILPALPSNSQLQISNSSAIRYAQLFTLNPTIEVFCNRGTSGIDGSTSTAIGAALASKKQTTLITGDISFLYDSNALWNAYIPKNFKIILLNNGGGGIFRILPGHSETPVFNTYFETSHCFTAEHLAKMYGFDYYTASDEATLTATLLKFIQANGKPQLLEVFTPTLDNDKILLQYFKELV